TGCGGACGAGCGCGGCCAGGATGAAGCCGGCGACGAACAGCGGGACGATCGGCGGGCGCTTCGCCGCCGGGTCGCCCTCCACCTGCCGTCGTCGCTCGACGACGGCTGCGACGGCGACCATCGGGGCGAGCATCAGGACGCGCGTCAGCTTCACGACCACCGCCACCGCGAGAGCGCCCGCCCCGGCGATCTGCGCCGTCGCCACCACCTGTCCCACATCGTGCACCCCGGCCCCCACCCAGTGACCGAACTGCTGCGCATCCAGACCCAGCGGATGCCACAGGAGCGGCAGGACGAAGATGGCCAGCGTCCCGCACAGGGTGACGAGCGCGACCGGTGTCGCGGCCTCCTCGTCCTTCGGCTTCACCACGCCGCTCATCGCGCCGATCGCCGAGGCGCCGCAGATCGAGAAGCCGGTCGCGATGAGGAGCGGCTGGTGGCCGGGCAGTCCCAGCAGCCGTCCGATCCAGAAGGTCCCCGCGAAGCTGATCAGGACGACGGCCACGGTCGTGGCGATGGCGACCCAGCCGAGCCCGGCGATGTCGCCCAGGCTCAGCTTCAGCCCCAGCAGCACCACGCCGATCCGCATCAGCCGCTTCGCGCTGAGGGAGAGTCCGGGCGCCAGCCGCCCGGTGACCGCGGGTCGCGCGACCGGGAGCTGGCCGACCACGATCCCGAGCACCACCGCAGCGGTCAGCAGGGGGACCGCGGGGATCAGCCAATGCACTCCCCAGGCCACCGCGGCGGCCAGCGCGCATATGGCGAGCCCGGGAAGCCAGGGGACCGGGACGCGGACGGACGAGGACGGGGTGCTCACCAACCCATTCTGGCGAGCACCCCGTCCGTTTCCGTCCGTCGGAGCCGGGGTGCCGCATGCGCGGCCCCCGGCTTCGTCGATCAGTGACGCGTCAGCAGCTCCTTCGCGCCCGAGAGCGTGCCGCGCAGCGTGGACGGATCGGCCGGCTGCGGGGAGGCAGGCTGGAGGACCGTCGTGTCGGCGGACTTGCCCGTGACC
This region of Leifsonia sp. fls2-241-R2A-40a genomic DNA includes:
- a CDS encoding putative sulfate exporter family transporter, coding for MSTPSSSVRVPVPWLPGLAICALAAAVAWGVHWLIPAVPLLTAAVVLGIVVGQLPVARPAVTGRLAPGLSLSAKRLMRIGVVLLGLKLSLGDIAGLGWVAIATTVAVVLISFAGTFWIGRLLGLPGHQPLLIATGFSICGASAIGAMSGVVKPKDEEAATPVALVTLCGTLAIFVLPLLWHPLGLDAQQFGHWVGAGVHDVGQVVATAQIAGAGALAVAVVVKLTRVLMLAPMVAVAAVVERRRQVEGDPAAKRPPIVPLFVAGFILAALVRTFVPLPPAVTDGADALQTLLLAMALFGLGTAVRLRTLLGTGWRALVTGLVSWVLIAGLALAAVWISTR